One segment of Yersinia kristensenii DNA contains the following:
- a CDS encoding N-acetylglucosaminidase — translation MRKYLIGKGVLSGHEKTLLNAAKMYGVNAIYLAVHASLETGNGTSPLGTGITVDGVMVYNMYGIGALDGKAVATGSTMAKKMGWTTPEKAINGGASWIASHYIRVKQNTLYKMRWNPEKPVTYQYTTAANWALEQSKSLKRECDQFPDIRLPLDIPVYKK, via the coding sequence ATGAGAAAATATCTGATAGGTAAAGGAGTTTTGTCTGGACATGAAAAAACACTCTTAAATGCAGCTAAAATGTATGGTGTAAATGCTATCTACCTGGCTGTACATGCTTCTCTTGAAACAGGAAACGGAACCAGCCCATTAGGTACGGGTATTACGGTTGATGGAGTTATGGTATATAACATGTATGGGATCGGCGCATTAGATGGAAAAGCGGTAGCGACGGGCTCTACGATGGCGAAAAAAATGGGCTGGACAACTCCAGAAAAAGCTATTAATGGGGGAGCCTCTTGGATCGCAAGCCATTATATTCGAGTTAAGCAAAATACACTTTATAAGATGAGATGGAATCCTGAAAAACCAGTTACGTATCAGTATACTACAGCTGCAAACTGGGCTCTCGAACAATCAAAATCCTTGAAGCGTGAGTGTGACCAATTCCCGGATATTAGATTACCATTAGATATTCCAGTATATAAAAAATGA
- the tssA gene encoding type VI secretion system protein TssA yields MSSPDSLLYLCSADEMEQQNVISRASVARSLWENWLLPISPESEAGEDPAYNDDFQSMREEINKLSGIDLTLMCQLAEKLLCQTTKDIRVVTWYIQARLHRDGEKGLAESLTLLAAMIARYGALCHPLRPVARKGALEWLNSAKVLDSLTLWPEVAREDAELTAGALSLLQAAVSDWPENEQPSFAGLCSALENRLARSGGLNALIPQNSSTQDAALTAGTRSSPQLSAIQSGRDLLDQAKLLSRWLGEQPQGWLASHRMMKTVRWDTVDQIPALDASGRTRLMPPKPEYRAQLKRLYRQQSWAELVEQASQMYCEGVNHFWLDVQWYLWQGLTRAGQPWEAWSEYILSDLRLFLKRLPGLETLAWNDGTPFADEVTLGWITEKVNENTLTFHDTPANVGGSQADDVLTLETEAMEKGDSEGPEVAIAWLQTRPGMDAPRHRWLLRLLMARVAEQYGRNEMALHLLGELSATGPHLTLSDWEPALLFEVQARRLKLLRMKASRSESDKTRLTPEMDALLAGLIAIDPARAMVLCG; encoded by the coding sequence ATGTCATCACCTGACTCTCTTCTCTATCTTTGTTCCGCTGATGAAATGGAGCAACAGAATGTTATATCCCGTGCATCCGTTGCCCGGTCTCTATGGGAAAACTGGTTACTGCCCATCAGTCCTGAATCAGAGGCCGGTGAAGACCCGGCTTACAATGATGATTTCCAGTCGATGCGGGAAGAAATCAACAAGCTGTCAGGGATAGACCTAACATTGATGTGTCAATTGGCAGAGAAACTCCTTTGCCAAACCACCAAAGATATCCGTGTGGTGACTTGGTACATTCAGGCTCGTTTGCATCGTGATGGCGAAAAAGGGCTGGCAGAAAGTTTGACTTTATTGGCTGCGATGATAGCCCGCTACGGTGCTCTGTGTCACCCGTTGCGCCCAGTTGCCCGTAAAGGGGCGCTGGAGTGGCTCAATAGCGCAAAAGTCCTCGACAGCCTTACACTTTGGCCCGAAGTGGCGCGTGAAGATGCCGAATTGACAGCGGGTGCCCTCAGCTTGCTACAGGCCGCGGTCAGTGATTGGCCTGAAAATGAGCAGCCCTCCTTTGCGGGGTTGTGCTCCGCTCTTGAAAATCGTCTGGCGCGCTCCGGTGGCCTGAATGCGCTTATTCCGCAAAATAGCAGTACCCAAGATGCAGCGCTCACGGCGGGGACTCGGAGTTCGCCGCAGTTGTCGGCGATCCAGTCAGGTCGTGACTTGCTGGATCAAGCAAAATTACTTTCCCGCTGGCTCGGGGAACAACCGCAGGGTTGGCTGGCTTCCCACCGTATGATGAAAACGGTGCGCTGGGATACGGTCGACCAAATTCCTGCGCTAGATGCCAGTGGACGGACCCGCCTGATGCCACCAAAGCCGGAGTACCGCGCCCAGCTTAAACGCTTGTACCGTCAGCAAAGTTGGGCAGAGTTGGTCGAGCAGGCCAGCCAGATGTACTGCGAAGGTGTTAACCATTTCTGGCTCGACGTGCAATGGTACCTTTGGCAGGGGCTGACCCGTGCTGGTCAGCCTTGGGAGGCATGGTCTGAATATATTCTCTCCGATCTGCGGTTGTTCCTAAAACGTTTACCGGGGCTGGAAACGCTGGCCTGGAATGATGGCACCCCGTTTGCTGATGAGGTTACGTTGGGTTGGATCACTGAGAAAGTGAACGAGAATACCCTGACTTTCCACGATACACCGGCAAACGTTGGCGGCAGTCAGGCGGATGACGTGCTTACGTTGGAAACTGAGGCGATGGAAAAGGGCGACAGTGAGGGGCCGGAAGTGGCGATTGCCTGGCTTCAGACTCGCCCTGGGATGGATGCTCCTCGCCACCGCTGGTTATTGCGGTTGTTGATGGCAAGGGTCGCAGAACAATACGGACGTAACGAAATGGCGCTGCATTTACTGGGTGAGCTTTCTGCAACCGGCCCACACTTGACACTCAGTGACTGGGAACCGGCGTTGCTGTTTGAAGTACAAGCCCGCCGCCTAAAGTTACTGCGCATGAAAGCCAGCCGCAGTGAGTCGGATAAAACCCGCCTGACACCAGAAATGGATGCGCTGCTGGCGGGCCTTATTGCCATCGATCCAGCCCGAGCCATGGTGCTCTGTGGTTAA
- a CDS encoding glycoside hydrolase family 104 protein, translating to MWNNGASVNYINSHVEPNSIGKCAAYVRRAVEAGGVTIRIPPPRIGNSASACDYGPSFELVGFKPVYVHTGTGPTDTAIISGQQTGDVVVIQPIAGHPHGHIALFNGTNWVSDFVQLRGFYPGPQYRNVKPAYTLYRYTDNADTNSKSTEKKKTIKIVWPIPSNKRGSEFGNQEEILSHLDGESTGLYMIGRNGMWHGGIHITNATTPWCALSGKAASEVIDFPVAFKGDQAVRCMVDGEVVAYRICKDYLTLGWETGPLNFSGSFVLVKHYIQLGEKEASGLHFYTLYMHLAPYSAYNTNSTEKKWTVQDALSAYDPEWVMTASTNNKSISESYRKGTMPKGAIVEWDKTDSNLHTVAFNKREYGLVTFVGFTEEALKKGKKTSLKPGLQYWMLVDKNNIVPGTDGIAQPSWWRQLLPPAKDVMKFDQVICPTPYPISASDPVGHMGYYQVPKDGGYEARYQVHIECMSMDDNLEKFLTNPEKVGEKSPLYLKYSPSLILFKKDVTTGTFSKDTKVTTRTGILPLSQVTTEADKSTKQEYWQLRPENAYVPKGQTEPQLLSQYDLAKLGFRTEIAEPLSFDYLNGKEQPTGFFRNIIESLHGAAKDDARTSHALVKHNYQRLLDKIDSGAADYSSMEYWRAIHNPDYRDVIQKTIVKHPSDWYFKKDDAIWQPFLNALKKEAPEWKKYSEEFLDKMAWMQDVTTEKLGPSLWHMHPIAFLNNFLLSSISTEEARVRAFMRMIRVCEGTTGEEGYERLFGGESFIRDYNKTFTTHPQIKITRKNKKTGKKYISSAAGAYQVMGYTWDDRSMAFWRKEYGITDFTPESQDLLCVIILKEKVRDNALDMIIQGKIKEAIENSCSYEWASLPPARHNQPIKSLSECLRIYSELFKEEMEGKTDLHIKNGFLNGF from the coding sequence ATGTGGAATAATGGTGCGTCGGTAAATTATATAAACAGCCATGTTGAACCCAATAGTATTGGTAAATGTGCTGCGTATGTAAGAAGGGCGGTGGAAGCCGGTGGAGTCACAATCCGGATTCCACCGCCGAGGATTGGAAACTCAGCATCAGCGTGTGATTATGGCCCCTCTTTTGAGTTAGTTGGTTTTAAACCCGTATATGTTCATACAGGAACGGGTCCTACAGACACGGCTATTATCTCTGGTCAACAAACGGGTGATGTTGTTGTCATTCAACCAATCGCTGGACATCCACATGGACATATTGCTCTATTTAATGGAACTAACTGGGTTTCGGATTTCGTGCAGCTCAGAGGTTTTTATCCCGGTCCACAATATAGAAACGTGAAGCCTGCCTATACACTTTATCGTTATACAGATAATGCGGATACCAATAGTAAAAGCACGGAAAAAAAGAAAACTATCAAAATAGTCTGGCCGATCCCTTCCAACAAACGGGGGAGTGAGTTTGGTAATCAGGAAGAGATTCTTTCCCATCTGGATGGTGAGTCAACCGGACTCTATATGATTGGTCGTAATGGCATGTGGCATGGTGGAATTCATATCACTAACGCCACTACTCCTTGGTGCGCCCTAAGTGGAAAAGCAGCGTCAGAGGTCATTGATTTCCCTGTTGCTTTTAAAGGCGATCAGGCAGTGCGCTGTATGGTTGATGGCGAAGTTGTCGCCTATCGTATCTGTAAGGATTATCTTACGCTGGGGTGGGAGACCGGGCCGCTGAATTTTTCGGGTTCATTCGTTCTGGTGAAACACTATATCCAGCTGGGTGAGAAAGAAGCGAGCGGGTTACATTTCTATACGTTATATATGCATCTGGCTCCGTATTCGGCCTATAATACTAATTCGACGGAAAAAAAGTGGACCGTGCAGGATGCGCTGTCTGCCTACGACCCAGAATGGGTGATGACTGCCAGCACAAATAATAAAAGTATCAGCGAAAGCTACCGGAAAGGAACCATGCCTAAAGGGGCTATTGTGGAATGGGATAAGACAGACAGCAACCTCCATACTGTTGCGTTCAATAAGCGTGAGTATGGTCTTGTCACCTTTGTTGGCTTCACGGAAGAGGCGCTGAAAAAAGGCAAAAAAACTTCCCTGAAGCCCGGTCTGCAATACTGGATGCTGGTTGATAAAAATAATATAGTGCCGGGAACAGATGGGATTGCTCAGCCGTCATGGTGGAGGCAATTGTTACCTCCAGCTAAAGATGTTATGAAGTTTGATCAAGTGATTTGCCCAACCCCATATCCTATTAGTGCAAGTGATCCCGTAGGACATATGGGATATTACCAGGTGCCGAAAGACGGGGGTTATGAAGCACGATATCAGGTTCACATCGAGTGTATGAGTATGGATGATAATCTGGAGAAATTCCTGACCAACCCTGAAAAAGTTGGAGAGAAAAGTCCGCTCTACCTAAAGTATTCCCCTAGCCTTATTTTGTTTAAAAAAGATGTCACTACAGGAACCTTCTCAAAGGATACAAAGGTGACTACCAGGACGGGGATTCTGCCGCTAAGTCAGGTGACAACAGAGGCTGATAAATCGACGAAGCAAGAATACTGGCAACTGCGTCCGGAAAATGCTTATGTGCCAAAAGGACAAACTGAGCCTCAGCTTTTGTCCCAGTATGATCTGGCAAAACTTGGTTTCAGAACTGAAATTGCAGAGCCTCTGAGTTTCGATTACCTGAATGGAAAAGAACAGCCGACCGGATTTTTCCGGAACATCATCGAATCACTTCATGGTGCCGCGAAGGATGATGCCCGAACTAGCCATGCTCTTGTGAAACACAACTATCAGCGACTTCTGGATAAAATCGACAGCGGGGCTGCCGATTACTCATCAATGGAGTACTGGCGAGCGATTCATAACCCCGACTATCGAGACGTCATCCAGAAAACGATAGTAAAACACCCAAGCGACTGGTATTTCAAAAAAGATGATGCTATCTGGCAACCGTTCTTGAATGCGCTGAAGAAAGAAGCGCCCGAATGGAAGAAATATAGCGAAGAGTTCCTCGACAAGATGGCTTGGATGCAGGATGTGACAACTGAAAAATTGGGGCCTTCGTTGTGGCATATGCACCCGATTGCATTTCTTAATAATTTCTTATTAAGTTCAATATCTACTGAGGAAGCCAGAGTAAGAGCTTTCATGAGAATGATCAGGGTTTGTGAGGGAACAACAGGCGAAGAAGGATATGAGCGATTATTTGGGGGGGAATCTTTCATCCGAGACTATAATAAAACGTTTACAACTCACCCGCAGATTAAGATTACGCGGAAAAATAAGAAGACTGGAAAAAAATATATATCTTCCGCAGCAGGAGCCTATCAGGTGATGGGATATACTTGGGATGATCGTTCGATGGCTTTTTGGCGGAAAGAATATGGCATTACTGATTTTACACCTGAATCGCAAGATTTGCTTTGTGTGATAATCTTAAAAGAAAAAGTTCGAGACAATGCTTTAGATATGATTATTCAGGGTAAAATCAAAGAGGCCATCGAGAATAGCTGTAGTTATGAATGGGCAAGTCTTCCTCCTGCACGACATAATCAGCCAATAAAGTCGCTTAGTGAATGTTTGAGGATTTATAGTGAATTATTTAAGGAAGAGATGGAAGGAAAAACAGACTTACATATAAAAAATGGATTTTTAAATGGATTCTAA
- a CDS encoding tetratricopeptide repeat protein, giving the protein MNRVLTVSFLSIFLTTSFYANAGQANIEVLSATIKDQKIANAQVVVQRNGEQSLTTVSDSAGKASYNGTYPDTSDNLVIIKKDGYSTLVAKCPCNGMSYALSPIMKGLDSMRVVLSWGLTPSDLDSHMVYSDNHLYFENKEGSNGNLDVDDTDSFGPETITLTKRENGQAYVYAVHDYSDLSEPETTNLSGSQAKVFVYVGESLVRTYYIPTGQKGNLWTVFRVNENGEIQDINSIKGISMNPSSLSGYLNPLLSNNAAFDQQTWDESHINKSKSLNLKGEAAYKEKNYENAIYFFTEAINNYSDNGKAYGNLGLTYQKAGRTAEAIWANRKAIALASGAGAPTIRAGANYNIGRVYEAANQYSDALTYYKAAKNEKQNPVYDNAIMRVNSKMN; this is encoded by the coding sequence ATGAACAGGGTGCTAACAGTTAGTTTTCTATCAATCTTTCTTACAACAAGTTTCTACGCTAATGCTGGCCAAGCGAATATTGAAGTATTGAGTGCGACAATAAAAGACCAGAAAATTGCCAATGCTCAGGTTGTCGTCCAGCGCAATGGCGAACAATCACTGACCACTGTGAGTGATTCAGCGGGAAAAGCGAGTTATAACGGCACTTATCCCGATACCAGCGATAACTTAGTTATTATAAAAAAGGATGGGTACTCAACGTTGGTAGCAAAATGCCCTTGTAACGGCATGAGCTATGCTCTGAGTCCGATAATGAAAGGGCTTGATAGCATGCGAGTGGTATTGAGCTGGGGTCTTACGCCCTCTGACCTCGATTCGCATATGGTCTATTCTGATAACCACCTCTACTTCGAAAACAAAGAAGGGAGCAACGGGAATCTGGATGTAGATGATACGGACAGCTTTGGTCCAGAGACCATTACATTAACTAAACGGGAAAATGGACAGGCTTATGTTTATGCGGTTCATGATTACAGTGACCTGTCTGAACCAGAGACAACAAATCTATCCGGCAGCCAGGCAAAAGTATTTGTGTATGTTGGCGAGTCATTAGTCCGGACATATTATATTCCGACTGGTCAGAAAGGGAATTTATGGACGGTATTCAGGGTAAATGAAAACGGTGAAATTCAGGATATAAACAGTATTAAAGGTATTTCAATGAACCCAAGCAGTCTGAGTGGGTATCTGAATCCGCTTCTCAGTAATAATGCCGCATTTGATCAGCAGACCTGGGATGAGAGTCATATAAATAAATCAAAATCACTGAATCTGAAAGGAGAGGCAGCTTATAAAGAGAAAAATTATGAGAATGCCATCTATTTCTTCACAGAAGCTATCAATAACTATTCTGACAATGGTAAGGCCTATGGCAATCTTGGCCTGACATATCAAAAAGCTGGACGTACAGCAGAAGCCATCTGGGCAAACCGTAAAGCTATTGCGTTAGCGTCTGGTGCTGGTGCGCCAACAATTCGCGCGGGTGCGAATTACAATATTGGTAGAGTCTATGAAGCAGCAAACCAATACTCTGATGCATTGACTTATTATAAAGCAGCTAAAAATGAAAAACAGAACCCTGTTTATGATAATGCCATTATGAGAGTCAATAGTAAGATGAATTAA
- a CDS encoding PAAR domain-containing protein, producing MLQIIRKGDKTTHGGSVMTASDTMKFGGIGVARKGDKVSCPIQGHGPTTIVEGNPDYLDNGIPVAFHGYKCGCGCTLVSSFTAAKVS from the coding sequence ATGCTCCAGATTATCCGTAAAGGCGATAAAACCACTCACGGCGGTTCAGTGATGACCGCTTCTGACACAATGAAATTCGGTGGGATTGGTGTTGCCCGTAAAGGCGATAAAGTTTCCTGCCCGATTCAAGGCCATGGCCCGACCACCATTGTCGAGGGTAATCCTGATTATTTAGATAACGGAATCCCTGTGGCATTTCACGGATATAAGTGCGGGTGTGGTTGCACACTGGTCAGCTCTTTTACAGCAGCAAAGGTTAGTTGA
- a CDS encoding ImcF-related family protein yields MSKVKVKTLIGSVVTVAFFLTAIVGFLFYAFPEKVTLVTGFGPYDGLRIFAFCAVLVTTLILLGWIVEKVFDFAGKSGLYFHWGQNKDQIVSPVMQIITGEEDENELVFSAEQLAEYLHLRYGRFWKSKVRILLVQGESADIEKAAPGLTRDVWQEGDGIVLIHAGDAQSPPDDTFLSALKQVRPRRPLDGIVQVLNTGSLPSAAERDTFLRSRQKADKLLGWKAPTWLWLTDKEYGSQQERERTATGTLFGPDATAEEAISSLDELVPRLRSAGMAQILNDTRHDWLLRLSSRLQGELKARLTVLLNGLMQGAAAYRLRGVMLSPELAGGGTAPHVRLSSPAWQAVVEDSQNAVAKKITFDGLKALRLLLLALAALWAAGTLLSLSVNRAQIYQAQDTARIAADTQQSLPERLRNQLILQQTIARLQNREAKGAPWYTRFGLNQDHDTLTALWPLYARNNSQLMRDATAEHLKQQLNAFVQLPPASDARAQGTQQAYNQLKSYLMLVHPDKADAVWLSKNMMVSWPTREGVPDGVWQSLAPKLLGFYAQNLPMHPDWKIKPNTELISTVRQILLKQIGQRNAEAGLYQEMLKRISSNWPDLTLADMTGDTDASTLFSTDTVVPGMFTRQAWEDQVQDAIADVVKTRRDEIDWVLTDKTHQPDSEMSPEALKARLTERYFTDFGNAWLNMVNSIQWHAASSLSEAIAQLNLVADIRQSPLVALMNTLAWQGKTGQKGEALADSIVDSAKKLIGREKNSQQFVQQALGPRGPLDGVFGPLLGVMEGKDGTGSNGNLSFQSWLARVTQVRLKLQQVTSAPDPQAMSQMLAQTVFQGKAIDLTDTRDYGSLMAASLGQEWNGFGQALFVQPLDLAWRQVLAPAAGSLNARWQRTIVEQWNKAFVGRYPFKSTGSDASLPLLAQFLRSDSGRITTFLKTNLGGILHQEGNRWVVDPAASQGMTVNPAFLNAINQLAELSDIVFAQGDANVHFELMARPSKDVARMQLTVDEQSLDYFNQMESWQSFTWPGNTYYPGVQLSWRSVSSGMRLYADNQGNWGLIRLLDKAQVTPLDSGRTQLVWVTQDGNTLKFILRSELGDGPLALLKLQGFRLPESIFNVEPGAENLEQFAAEDE; encoded by the coding sequence ATGTCTAAGGTAAAAGTCAAAACACTCATCGGCTCCGTCGTTACTGTCGCCTTCTTCTTGACAGCCATCGTTGGATTTCTGTTTTATGCCTTTCCGGAAAAAGTAACCTTAGTAACCGGGTTCGGACCTTATGACGGACTGCGCATTTTCGCATTCTGTGCAGTGCTGGTGACCACGCTTATTCTGCTGGGATGGATTGTCGAAAAAGTTTTCGATTTCGCGGGAAAATCCGGGTTATATTTTCACTGGGGTCAGAATAAAGATCAGATTGTCAGCCCTGTGATGCAAATTATTACCGGTGAGGAAGATGAGAATGAGCTCGTCTTCAGTGCAGAGCAGTTAGCCGAATATTTGCATCTCCGCTATGGCCGCTTCTGGAAAAGCAAAGTCCGTATCCTGCTGGTACAGGGCGAAAGTGCTGACATTGAGAAAGCCGCACCGGGGTTAACCCGTGATGTGTGGCAGGAAGGTGATGGCATCGTTTTGATCCATGCCGGTGATGCGCAGTCGCCACCGGATGACACCTTTTTGTCTGCGCTAAAACAGGTGCGCCCGCGCCGTCCGCTGGACGGCATTGTGCAGGTGCTCAATACCGGCTCACTCCCCTCAGCGGCCGAACGCGATACCTTTTTACGCAGCCGCCAGAAAGCCGACAAATTGCTGGGCTGGAAAGCACCTACTTGGCTGTGGCTGACAGATAAAGAATATGGCTCGCAACAAGAAAGGGAGCGAACGGCAACAGGCACGTTGTTTGGGCCGGACGCGACAGCGGAAGAGGCGATTTCTTCTCTTGATGAGCTGGTTCCCCGTTTACGCAGCGCCGGGATGGCGCAAATATTGAACGACACCCGCCATGATTGGCTTTTACGGCTGTCTTCCCGCCTGCAAGGTGAACTGAAAGCTCGGCTAACCGTCTTATTGAACGGGCTGATGCAGGGGGCGGCTGCTTATCGCCTACGTGGCGTCATGCTCAGCCCAGAGCTGGCGGGCGGTGGCACCGCTCCGCATGTTCGGTTGAGCAGCCCCGCGTGGCAGGCCGTAGTAGAAGACAGCCAGAATGCGGTCGCGAAAAAAATCACCTTTGACGGATTGAAAGCGCTGCGGTTGCTGCTTCTTGCTCTGGCTGCTCTCTGGGCCGCCGGTACGCTATTATCATTGAGTGTAAACCGAGCGCAAATTTACCAGGCGCAGGACACCGCCCGTATTGCTGCCGATACACAGCAATCGCTACCGGAACGTTTGCGAAATCAGCTTATTCTCCAGCAGACCATTGCCCGCCTACAAAACCGAGAGGCTAAAGGAGCACCTTGGTATACCCGCTTTGGGCTTAATCAGGATCACGACACTCTAACGGCACTTTGGCCGTTGTATGCCCGTAACAACAGCCAGCTAATGCGCGATGCTACTGCCGAGCACCTGAAACAACAACTGAATGCTTTTGTACAACTGCCGCCAGCCAGTGATGCCAGAGCTCAGGGAACTCAGCAGGCCTACAATCAGCTCAAAAGTTATCTGATGCTGGTTCACCCGGATAAAGCCGATGCAGTCTGGTTGTCAAAAAATATGATGGTGTCGTGGCCAACACGCGAAGGTGTGCCGGATGGTGTTTGGCAGTCATTGGCACCAAAACTGTTAGGGTTTTATGCCCAAAATCTCCCGATGCATCCGGACTGGAAAATAAAGCCCAACACCGAACTTATCAGCACCGTCCGCCAAATTTTGCTCAAGCAGATAGGGCAACGCAATGCAGAGGCGGGACTGTATCAAGAGATGCTCAAGCGCATCTCCAGTAATTGGCCTGATTTAACGCTAGCAGATATGACCGGGGATACGGACGCGTCAACGCTATTCAGCACGGATACCGTGGTACCGGGCATGTTTACCCGTCAGGCATGGGAAGATCAAGTTCAGGACGCGATTGCTGACGTCGTTAAAACCCGCCGTGATGAAATCGATTGGGTACTGACGGACAAAACCCATCAGCCGGACAGTGAGATGTCGCCGGAGGCCCTGAAAGCACGGCTCACCGAGCGCTATTTTACTGACTTCGGTAATGCGTGGCTGAATATGGTCAACAGCATTCAGTGGCATGCGGCTAGCTCATTATCAGAGGCCATTGCCCAGCTAAATCTGGTGGCTGATATCCGCCAGTCACCGTTGGTTGCCTTGATGAATACGCTTGCCTGGCAAGGGAAAACCGGCCAGAAAGGTGAAGCATTGGCGGATTCGATTGTGGATTCAGCCAAAAAGTTGATCGGGCGCGAAAAGAACTCGCAGCAGTTTGTACAGCAGGCTCTGGGGCCTCGTGGTCCACTGGATGGCGTATTTGGTCCACTGTTGGGCGTCATGGAAGGAAAAGACGGTACTGGCAGTAACGGTAACCTGAGCTTCCAGTCATGGCTGGCTCGCGTCACACAAGTTCGCCTTAAACTTCAGCAAGTTACTAGTGCGCCGGATCCTCAGGCGATGTCACAAATGCTGGCTCAAACCGTCTTTCAGGGAAAAGCCATTGATCTGACTGATACCCGTGATTACGGCAGTTTGATGGCAGCCAGCCTTGGGCAGGAGTGGAATGGTTTTGGTCAAGCGCTGTTTGTGCAACCGCTGGATCTGGCATGGCGTCAGGTGCTAGCTCCCGCCGCGGGAAGTCTGAATGCCCGCTGGCAGAGGACGATTGTCGAGCAGTGGAATAAAGCGTTTGTTGGCCGTTATCCGTTCAAATCTACCGGCAGCGATGCTTCACTGCCTTTGTTGGCCCAGTTCCTACGCAGCGACTCTGGGCGTATTACCACATTCCTGAAAACTAACCTTGGCGGCATCCTACATCAAGAAGGCAATCGCTGGGTGGTAGACCCCGCCGCCAGCCAAGGGATGACCGTCAATCCTGCCTTCCTCAATGCAATCAACCAACTGGCTGAACTTTCGGACATCGTCTTTGCTCAGGGGGATGCCAATGTGCATTTTGAGCTAATGGCGCGCCCGTCGAAAGATGTTGCTCGCATGCAACTGACCGTTGACGAGCAGAGCCTGGATTACTTTAACCAGATGGAAAGTTGGCAGAGCTTCACCTGGCCGGGGAATACCTACTATCCGGGCGTTCAACTCAGTTGGCGCAGTGTCAGTAGCGGTATGCGGTTGTATGCCGATAATCAAGGAAACTGGGGCTTGATCCGCTTACTTGATAAGGCACAGGTCACCCCGCTGGACAGCGGCCGCACACAACTGGTGTGGGTCACACAAGACGGCAATACACTGAAGTTTATCCTGCGTAGCGAGCTTGGCGACGGGCCGCTTGCGCTACTGAAACTTCAGGGATTTCGCCTGCCAGAGTCAATTTTTAATGTCGAACCCGGTGCCGAGAACCTGGAACAATTCGCCGCAGAAGATGAATAA
- a CDS encoding lysozyme inhibitor LprI family protein, translating to MNLINKTAFVLLLFPFFLHAALTDYSKIESDCREDSPGINNSIVMGCADLVSDTAKKDINIVYQKIYKIIEVRDLPYVTKNFETAQKSWLTLRENWCDVQGFIIGTPMYSICRMDMNISRVNELNGFLEQIQN from the coding sequence ATGAACTTAATAAATAAAACGGCTTTTGTGCTTTTATTGTTTCCATTTTTTTTACATGCTGCACTAACAGATTATTCAAAAATTGAATCCGACTGTCGGGAAGATAGCCCAGGCATAAATAACTCCATCGTGATGGGGTGTGCTGACTTGGTGTCTGATACTGCAAAAAAAGACATAAATATCGTTTATCAGAAAATATACAAAATAATCGAAGTGCGCGATCTTCCTTATGTGACTAAGAACTTCGAGACAGCACAAAAAAGTTGGCTAACTTTGCGAGAAAACTGGTGTGATGTTCAGGGTTTTATTATTGGCACACCGATGTACAGCATATGTCGAATGGACATGAATATTTCACGAGTGAACGAATTAAACGGTTTCTTGGAACAAATACAGAATTAA